The region TGGTGCTCCGGATAATTTTTCTCTCACGGGCGAAGGAAGCGGCGGCGCTGCAGGCTTTGCCAAAGGTAAGGCCGACGTCACTCTTGAAGAGACTGCGGATGGCACTCGCCTGAGCTACAATGCCCATGCCGATATGGGCGGCAAAATTGCCCAGCTCGGCAGCAGGCTGATTGATTCAACAGCCAAAAAACTCGCCGGACAATTCTTCAACAAGTTTGCTGAAACCGTTGCAACGGCCCAGGGTGCACCAGACTCAGAGGCTGAGAACCAGTCCGAACTGGGAACGTCATCCGCCAGCGCAGCCCAACAGGCATCGCAGGAAGGGGCTGATGGTTCATCATCCGGCACACTGACCTACGTACTGATCGGTGTTGCCATTCTGATTGGCGCTTACGCGCTGTTTGGCTAAAAAAAGCCCCGGCTTATGAAAGCCGGGGCCTTTATATGCATAACAGTCTTATGCTTATTCGAATTCCATGATCACCGCATCAACGGCAAGGCTGTCACCTGGCCCGGCATTGATCTTGGAGACCACAGTATCCCTCTCAGCTCTCAGCACGTTTTCCATTTTCATGGCCTCCACCGTACAGAGTGCTTCACCAGCCTTCACCGCCTGTCCTTCTTCCACATTAATGGACACAACGAGACCCGGCATTGGGCACAGCAGGAATTTGGATGTGTCCGGTGCTTCCTTCACCGGCATAAGCGCATCCAGTTCAGCGACCCGGCGCGGCATGGCACGAGCCACCACCGTCACGCCCTGCCAGGACAACTCATAGCCGTTCAGAACCGGGCGGACCTGCACCGTGCACGAGGTCTCCCCAATACTGCCAAGCCAGAGATAATCACCCGGGACATATTCGGAATAGACACCCACCGGCTCTTCCGCATCACCAACACGGACAGCCAGTTCCAGCGGGATAGAGACAAAACCGCCCTCAATTGCCAGCGGGATCTGCTCACCATCAAGCGACACAACCCAGTCCTGCCGGAGATGGCCGCCATGGGGCCGCAGGCGATCCTGATGATTGTCAAGACGGTCAGACCGGTGAAGTTCCATGGTCAGAGCTGCAATAGCGAGAACCTGGCGCGCTTCGTCCGTCATCTCCACGCCTTCAAAGCCGTCGGGATATTCCTGCGCGATGAAAGCTGTCGAAATATTGCCGGACTGCCAGCGTGGATGATTCATCAGCGCAGACAGGAACGGAATATTGTGCTGGATGCCATCAACCACGAAGGAATCAAGCGCTTCACTCATGGCCTCAATCGCTTCACTGCGGGTCGCGGCATGGGTGCAGAGCTTGGCGATCATCGGATCGTAGAACATGGAAATCTCGGCGCCATCATACACACCGGTGTCATTCCGAACCGTGATGCCATCAAACACACCCTCTTCCGGCGGGCGGTAACGGGTCAGCCGACCAATGGACGGCAGAAAGTTCCTGTACGGATCTTCCGCATAAAGACGGCTTTCAATCGCCCAGCCATTGAGTTTGATGTCATCCTGGCCAATGGTCAGTTCCTCGCCATAGGCCACCCGGATCATCTGCTCCACCAGATCGATACCGGTAATCAGCTCGGTCACCGGATGCTCCACCTGCAGGCGGGTGTTCATTTCGAGGAAATAGAAGTTCCGATCCGCATCAACGATAAACTCCACCGTACCGGCGCTGACATAGTCCACAGCCTTTGCCAGAGCCACGGACTGCTCGCCCATGGCCCGGCGGGTTTCCTCATCAAGGAATGGCGATGGCGCTTCCTCAATAACCTTCTGGTTTCGACGCTGGATCGAACATTCTCGCTCACCCAGATAGATGGCATTGCCATGCTTATCGGCCAGAACCTGAATTTCGATATGGCGCGGGTCAACGATGAATTTCTCAATGAAAACACGCTCGTCACCAAAGGACGAACGGGCTTCTGACTGGGCCAGCTGGAACCCTTCAGCCACTTCACTTTCCGCGTTGGCAATACGCATACCCTTGCCGCCGCCGCCAGCAGACGCCTTGATCATCACCGGATAACCAATGTCATTGGCAATCTTTACGGCTTCTTCAGGCGTATCAATAATGCCCATATAGCCGGGAACGGTGCTCACTTTGGCTTCAGCAGCAAAGCGCTTGGACTCAATCTTGTCGCCCATCGCCTCAATGGCTTTCACATTCGGCCCGATAAAGGAGATGCCTTCCTTCTGAAGCGCTTCACAGAACGCAGCCCGCTCGGACAGAAAGCCATAGCCCGGATGCACAGCCTGAGCGCCTGTCTGTTTGCAGGCCTCAATAATCTTCTCGATCACCAGATAGGATTCAGATGCTGCAGGCGGTCCGATATGCACGGCCTCGTCAGCCATTTCCACATGGAGCGCATCCTTATCCGCATCGGAATAGACAGCGACAGACTTGATACCGAGTTTCCGGCAAGACTTGATCACCCGGCAAGCAATCTCGCCGCGATTGGCGATGAGAACTTTCTCAAACATACGGGGTTTTCCCTTTATTGAATCCTTGCCTATCTTCTTAGGCTGCCCGGCCCTGCAGGTAAACTAAGTCGATGGACGTAGGGAGCCCTGCCAGACCTTGCATCCGGCGTGAACACACGCAAAACATGTCGGTTTCCGGACTGGCTTCAACCGGGCAAGTAGTTTAGAGACTTATCCAAATAAAAACAGACAAACGGGATGGGCTGGCATGGACAAGATCCTGATCGAAGATATGGCGTTTTATGCCTATCATGGCGTTCACGAGGAAGAAGCACGCCTTGGTCAACGGTTCCATATCGATGTGGAATGTCGACTGGATCTCTCTGAGGCCGGTCGCAGTGACGATGTTCTGAAAACCGTCAGCTATGACCGCATCGTCGCCATTGCGGCAGAAGTCACCACAGGGCAGAGATTCAATCTCATCGAAGCGCTGGCGGAAGCGATATCGGATAAACTTCTGGCCGACATCCCGAAAGTGCAGTCAGTCCGCATCAAGATCCGCAAGCCAAGCGCTCCCATCCCTGCGCCATCCGGCTATGCATCGATTGAGATTGAACGGTCTCGATCAGAGTAAGCAGACCATCTTCCAAGATATGAAAAAGGGCCCAAAAACGGGCCCTTTTCCTGTTGTGTTCAGCATATCCTGCTCAGAGCGGGATATTGTCGTGTTTCTTCCACGGATTTTCGAGCTTCTTGTCACGCAGCATCTGCAGCGCACGGGATACCCGACGGCGGGTTGAGTGAGGCATGATCACCTCATCAATGTAACCGCGCTCAGCAGCAACAAAAGGTGACAGGAACCTGTCTTCATAACTCTTGGTGTGCTCGGCAATCTTGTCCGGATCACTCATATCAGCCCGGAAGATGATCTCGACGGCACCTTTCGCGCCCATGACCGCAATCTGGGCCGATGGCCAGGCATAGTTCACATCGCCACGCAAATGCTTGGACGCCATC is a window of Coralliovum pocilloporae DNA encoding:
- a CDS encoding CoxG family protein: MDLKDDVDIPAPKAAVYAALNDPEILKQCIPGCEELIKHSDTELEAKVSLKIGPVKAKFTGNVTLDTSGAPDNFSLTGEGSGGAAGFAKGKADVTLEETADGTRLSYNAHADMGGKIAQLGSRLIDSTAKKLAGQFFNKFAETVATAQGAPDSEAENQSELGTSSASAAQQASQEGADGSSSGTLTYVLIGVAILIGAYALFG
- a CDS encoding acetyl/propionyl/methylcrotonyl-CoA carboxylase subunit alpha; the encoded protein is MFEKVLIANRGEIACRVIKSCRKLGIKSVAVYSDADKDALHVEMADEAVHIGPPAASESYLVIEKIIEACKQTGAQAVHPGYGFLSERAAFCEALQKEGISFIGPNVKAIEAMGDKIESKRFAAEAKVSTVPGYMGIIDTPEEAVKIANDIGYPVMIKASAGGGGKGMRIANAESEVAEGFQLAQSEARSSFGDERVFIEKFIVDPRHIEIQVLADKHGNAIYLGERECSIQRRNQKVIEEAPSPFLDEETRRAMGEQSVALAKAVDYVSAGTVEFIVDADRNFYFLEMNTRLQVEHPVTELITGIDLVEQMIRVAYGEELTIGQDDIKLNGWAIESRLYAEDPYRNFLPSIGRLTRYRPPEEGVFDGITVRNDTGVYDGAEISMFYDPMIAKLCTHAATRSEAIEAMSEALDSFVVDGIQHNIPFLSALMNHPRWQSGNISTAFIAQEYPDGFEGVEMTDEARQVLAIAALTMELHRSDRLDNHQDRLRPHGGHLRQDWVVSLDGEQIPLAIEGGFVSIPLELAVRVGDAEEPVGVYSEYVPGDYLWLGSIGETSCTVQVRPVLNGYELSWQGVTVVARAMPRRVAELDALMPVKEAPDTSKFLLCPMPGLVVSINVEEGQAVKAGEALCTVEAMKMENVLRAERDTVVSKINAGPGDSLAVDAVIMEFE
- the folB gene encoding dihydroneopterin aldolase, whose amino-acid sequence is MDKILIEDMAFYAYHGVHEEEARLGQRFHIDVECRLDLSEAGRSDDVLKTVSYDRIVAIAAEVTTGQRFNLIEALAEAISDKLLADIPKVQSVRIKIRKPSAPIPAPSGYASIEIERSRSE